In Alkalicoccobacillus plakortidis, the genomic stretch GAAAAACAAGCGGAATTCGCTCTGAGGTAAGGGCATTCTCAAGGACTGCCTGATGGTCTTCCTTACTCCACTTCATTACATTTTCCCCATGATAAAGCAAGAGATGAGTAGCCGATTCCATCACAAACGACTTATTTCTAGCCGGAATGGCCATACTAAGCTGTTCTTTATAGCTTGAATCTAGCCATTCGAGTGTCGACGTTATAGATACGTCCACCTTCATCTCACCAGTATTCAGCACAGTAAAAGGTATAGTCAAAACCTGTTTTTCCAATGACTTAAGCTCTAATACAAAAGGTTGATCTATTCCGTTCACCTTTATTTGAACAATTTGACGCTCCTCTAGTTGATTTTCCACTCGTACATAATACTCTGCTCGCTCACCTGAATGAAGCTGCTTTTTCTGCAACAAAAACGGCTCTAATTTTACTGGCTTTTTGATGGCTGTTCCAAGCTCTAACACGACTTCTTCTCCATCAATTTCGAGCTCCAACGTCAATTTCGGGTGCGTTTTCCACTTTGATTGTTCAAGTTCAGGCGCTTTAACAATAGAAAAAGGAATGGTAAATGTTTTAGTACCTTTCACTTTTTCATTTATAATAAAGGTGCTTTCAATATAAGGATGGTCAACAATTGTTCCTTTTACCCTTATTGAACCCTGTTGTTTCGTTTGAATATGTAAAGTGCCTTCATAATTACCTGATAACAATAGTTTATGGGTAGGTAAGGTAAAATCAACTTCATAACGCTCCGTTGAAAAGCCAGAAATCCCTCGGCCACTTTGTTCAATTTTAGCTTGAACCTCACCATTTTCGGTATCAAATTGATACGTATAATACGTGAATCCATTATTCTTTTCTCCGTCTGGTTTAATTTCAATTTCTCTTTTTAATGTCTCATACCAGTTAGAAGAATCGATATAATGACTTAACACAGGATGCGTAATTAATTTTGGAATAAAGTTTAATAAGTGTACACGATCATCCCGTTCTTCCCAAAAGAAGCCACAACGTTTGTATAACGGAACCGCTTTTGTATTACCTGGCCATGTATACAAATCAAGGCGCGGCCAGCCTAATTCTGTTGTACGCTTTAATGCCTCGAGTACTAATTTTTTACCTATACCCTTACCGTGATGGTCTGGATGAACATTTAATAATGGAATATAAAGGGCTCCTTCATCCCCTTTGTATTCAGAAAAACCACAATATCCAATAACGCTATCTCCATCAAAAGCAAGAAGGGTGAGGATATTTCCATTGGTTGCTTCGGCTGTGCGACGCTCTTCCTCTGTTTCAACTTCTTGATCGCCTCCCCAGCCTTCACGGCTTTCGTTCCACATTTTTGCGACTGCGGCTGCTAGATCTTCTTTGTATTCAATGATTTCGTATGTTAACACTGTGGAGATCATCCCCTTCTATCTATATCTAGTATAATTGTATGAATATTTCCTCCATTTGTAAATATCAAGAAACAAAAAAGCCTTCCTTTTTAAGGAAAGCTTCAAAGATACAGATTTACATTTGTTCAAGTTTTTCAAGATAAGGAGTTAAATCGACTCCCATTTCAGCTGCCAAACGTTTTCCAAGATCGGCGTCTGCACGATAAAAGTTACATAACAAGAGAAGAACGGTTCTCTGTTCCACTCCTTGCCAATCATCTACTAAATTCTTAACTAATGAATCTTGCATTTCTTTACTATGACGACGCCATACCTGACCCGCTTGCCCAAAAAGATTTTTCTTTTCAATCGCTTGGCGCCCGCGAGTTTCTCCTTCATTTGGAGCCTTATAGTCCATGTGTAGCTCGTCTTCCTTGGGCTCTGTTTCATAGCGATTTGGTTCATAGTTCACAGGACTCTTTTGCTGCTTAAACGGCATTGCACCATCTCTTTGATAGTTGTTCACCTGTGCAAATGGACAGTTAACTGGAAGCTGTAGATAGTTTGGTCCAATACGATAACGTTGGGTATCAGAATAAGAGAATAGACGTCCTTGTAGTAGCTTATCCTCAGAAGGTTCGATACCAGGCACAACAACACCTGGATTAAAGCCAACAGACTCTGTTTCAGAGAAAATATCCTCTGGATTGCGGTTTAACGTCATAGTTCCAACATGATGATATGGAATGTCTTCTTCAAACCAATCTTTTGTTGCGTCGAGTGGGTCAAAATCGAAGTTGTCCATATCCGCAGGATCTAGAATTTGCACATAAAAATCCCATTCAGGATAATCTCCGTTTTCAATTGCCTCATATAAATCAACAGAAGCATGGTTAAAGTCTTTTCCTTGAATTTCAGTTGCCTCTTCAGCTGTTAGATTACGCTGCCCTATTTTTGGCACCCAACGGAACTTCACGTACACGGTATTACCATAAGCATTGATCCATTTAAATGCGTGTACACTTGATCCTCTCATCTCACGGTAGTTCGCGGGAATTCCTTCATCTGTGAATAGGTGCATCATCATATTTGTTGATTCAGGTGAAAGTGACATGAAATCCCAATAGCGATTAGGGTCTTGAACATTGGTACGTGGATCTGGCTTTAACGAGTGCACCATGTCAGGAAATTTAATAGCATCCCTAATAAAAAACACAGGTAAGTTATTTCCAACGAAATCCCAGTTTCCTTCTTCAGTATAAAACTTCACAGAGAACCCACGAGGATCTCGTAAGGTTTCTGGAGAACGGTTGGCCATGAATAACCGTTGAAAAGCGAACAAAAACTGGTGTTTCTGTGCCTTCATTTTGTAAAAATGCTGCTTTTGTATATCGTTTCATACTTTTTGCAAGTTTAAATACACCATGTGCTCCTGCTCCACGAGCGTGGACTACACGTTCGGGTACTCGCTCTCTATCAAAATGTGCTAGTTTTTCAATCAGTTGATAGTCTTCTAGTAACGTAGGACCGCGTTGACCTGCCGTCCGTGAATTTTGATTATCATAAATTGGTTGACCTTGATTGGTTGTCAGCTTCTTCATAAGGAAATCCCTCTCTTTTTTCAAAATGAATAATAATTATCTCTTAATAATTATTATTAATAAGTAAGTTCATTTTACCCATTACACCCTAGACTGTCAATCACCAACATCTACTATCATTTAAAGTGTTGAAACGTGTTCCCTCTACTAATCGGGTAGGTTTCTTTACCTGTTACGTAATTTATGATTCGCTGATTTCTTTGTACGGCTAGTGCAAGATTTGTAGCACCTGTCCCATGAGCATGGACAACATCTGACAAAGCAAAAATCTGAGCATCTCTAGGTTGTTTAAATTGCAGACGACCATCAAGTTCTACCCCAAATTCCTTCTCACTTTCCCAGACAATTTCATCCTTAAATTGTTCAAACCAATTAGGCAACTTTGGCTGATACCCCGTAGCTAAAATGATTTTCTCAGACTTATGTGAGAAATTAGACTCATCTTGCCATTGATTAAAATTTAGTTCATAGGTTTTTGCATCGATCTGTTTCACTTGATCCAGCTCAGACATCGCTTGAATATGTGCCGGTGAATGTTTGTTCCCGATTGAACGATGATACAGCAAATCATAGATATTTTTTAATGTTTTCACTTGAATTCCATTACGAATACTGCCTAGCAATGGTAAAGCTTCTTTTCTTTTTGAATACTCTAGCTCATGAAAATACTCAACATATTCAGGTGAGAACATCTCTAACCCTAATTTACCCTCTTCCATCTGAAAGAAACCTGCTGAACGTGTAAACAAGCTCAATTCATAGCCGAATCTATCCTGATCTGCAAGTAGATCATAAAAAATTTCTGCAGCACTTTGACCTGATCCTACAATTGTAATTGAGCCGGATTCTTTTAACTCTTGGGCATTTTGTATGTAATGACTGGAGTGCACAAAATCATCCGTTAACGATTTCTTAATGGATGCTTGGAACAAGTGGAGTGCTTCCTGTTCCGAGTACTATTTGATTACTAGTTACATAGTGTACAGCTTCCGTTTGTGTATCTATACATGTAACGATATAGTGCTGTTTGTTTGAGTCATACTCTACGTCATCTATCCGAGTTCCAAACTGACAATTAGAAAGCTTTTGTGCAACCCACTGCAGATACGCATTGTATTCTTTTCTTGGTATATCAAAACGGTTAAAAAAGTAAAAAGCATACAATCTTTCTTGTTCGTGCAGATAATTCAAAAACGTAAACGCGCTCTTAGGATTAGCGAATGTCACTAGGTCTGCCAAAAAAGGTACCTGTAAATCAGTCATATCTAACAGCATACCAGGGTGCCATTGCAAACTGGTATGCTGTTCATAAAATACACATGACAGGTCAGTACCTTCTTCAAGCAGAGCAGCCAAGCCCTAAGTTAAAAGGGCCGATGCCTACACCAAGAACATCAAAATGTTCTTTAATTTCCAAAGTGGTTCCCCCTATTTCATCAGGTTACGAATTAACTTATGTGTAACAGGTCCTTGTTTATAACGAATCGGCAAGTCAAAGGATGTGGTCTGTTTAACCATTCCCTTTCGATGTGAAAACGTCAGAAAACTATCATAACCGTGATAGGAGCCAATTCCACTTGGCCCCGCGCCACCAAATGGTAGATATGGATTTGCCACATGCATAATGGTGTCATTTACACAGCCACCACCAAATGAGAGCTCATCTACAAATTGAGATTCCACCTCTTTATTCTCAGTAAACACATATAAAGCAAGTGGATTTGGCAGTTCTCGAATTCTAGCTTGTGCTTCAGCAGTGGATGAATACGTGAGAATCGGTAAAATCGGACCGAATATTTCATCCTGCATCACTGGAGATTCCAAGCTTACTCCGGATAATACAGTTGGTGATAGAGCTAACTCTTCTCGTTTGTATTGCCCGCCAACTAAAACCGATTCACCCTCAATAAAGTCAACTAAGCGATCAAAGTGCTTTTCACTTACAATGCGTGGGTACTTGCCTTTTTTCCATGGTTTCTTGTACAAATCGTTAATATGTTTTTCTAGTTTTTCAAGAAATTCATCTTTCACTTGTTCATCAACTAGTACATAATCCGGCGCAATACAGGTTTGTCCGGCATTAAGAAACTTGCCCCAGGCAATACGCTTAGCTG encodes the following:
- a CDS encoding GNAT family N-acetyltransferase; translation: MLTYEIIEYKEDLAAAVAKMWNESREGWGGDQEVETEEERRTAEATNGNILTLLAFDGDSVIGYCGFSEYKGDEGALYIPLLNVHPDHHGKGIGKKLVLEALKRTTELGWPRLDLYTWPGNTKAVPLYKRCGFFWEERDDRVHLLNFIPKLITHPVLSHYIDSSNWYETLKREIEIKPDGEKNNGFTYYTYQFDTENGEVQAKIEQSGRGISGFSTERYEVDFTLPTHKLLLSGNYEGTLHIQTKQQGSIRVKGTIVDHPYIESTFIINEKVKGTKTFTIPFSIVKAPELEQSKWKTHPKLTLELEIDGEEVVLELGTAIKKPVKLEPFLLQKKQLHSGERAEYYVRVENQLEERQIVQIKVNGIDQPFVLELKSLEKQVLTIPFTVLNTGEMKVDVSITSTLEWLDSSYKEQLSMAIPARNKSFVMESATHLLLYHGENVMKWSKEDHQAVLENALTSERIPLVFLHPIIGKPSSHYLAKKTWDSYTWERHIEGVTLKLNYQLEKPHCRITRVITWSNDGQLTAALNVTNTGESALTKLDTGQLFYLNEEKVIFPIEGTILEADESVGLELLPLNQLSEPWLFIEGDSHTFGVQWPKNANLYTPSLQAVLEQQAEEVEPGVTHEFEPLKIDIDVYANWQVFQQDLKQQPTRKLIDLSFSKHHGFFTPGHEIEIELSHHQSR
- a CDS encoding SidA/IucD/PvdA family monooxygenase, encoding MFQASIKKSLTDDFVHSSHYIQNAQELKESGSITIVGSGQSAAEIFYDLLADQDRFGYELSLFTRSAGFFQMEEGKLGLEMFSPEYVEYFHELEYSKRKEALPLLGSIRNGIQVKTLKNIYDLLYHRSIGNKHSPAHIQAMSELDQVKQIDAKTYELNFNQWQDESNFSHKSEKIILATGYQPKLPNWFEQFKDEIVWESEKEFGVELDGRLQFKQPRDAQIFALSDVVHAHGTGATNLALAVQRNQRIINYVTGKETYPISRGNTFQHFK
- a CDS encoding SidA/IucD/PvdA family monooxygenase; translation: MAALLEEGTDLSCVFYEQHTSLQWHPGMLLDMTDLQVPFLADLVTFANPKSAFTFLNYLHEQERLYAFYFFNRFDIPRKEYNAYLQWVAQKLSNCQFGTRIDDVEYDSNKQHYIVTCIDTQTEAVHYVTSNQIVLGTGSTPLVPSIH
- a CDS encoding aldehyde dehydrogenase — encoded protein: MYHVLRTKQKQYFYSGTTRPEEFRLHQLDKLRKAIKQNENRVLHALKLDLNKSKEEAFTTEIGILYSEITHMEASLKEWMKPKKVKTPASHTGSKSYVIHEPRGSVLIIAPWNYPFQLAMAPLIGAIAAGNCAVVKPSELTPHTSAVITEILGETFSEDYIAVVEGAVETSTELLKEPFDYIFFTGSVGVGKIVMEAAAKHLTPHTLELGGKSPAVVHQDAKLDLAAKRIAWGKFLNAGQTCIAPDYVLVDEQVKDEFLEKLEKHINDLYKKPWKKGKYPRIVSEKHFDRLVDFIEGESVLVGGQYKREELALSPTVLSGVSLESPVMQDEIFGPILPILTYSSTAEAQARIRELPNPLALYVFTENKEVESQFVDELSFGGGCVNDTIMHVANPYLPFGGAGPSGIGSYHGYDSFLTFSHRKGMVKQTTSFDLPIRYKQGPVTHKLIRNLMK